A stretch of Metabacillus sp. FJAT-52054 DNA encodes these proteins:
- the secDF gene encoding protein translocase subunit SecDF, giving the protein MKRGRILAFFLITVLVGVIIGFRTPEVTGNIPRGLDLQGGFEVLYDVSPANKGDVIDREALVSTVRALENRANVLGVSEPNIQIEGKRIRVQLAGVKDQNKAREILSTQAKLTFRDVNDKEYLNGSDLVQGAAKQTFDPQSNQPVVSVKLKDKSKFKDATSKIVAMQPENQLVIWLDYQPGDKYKEERGKAKPKFLSDPNVNEVFDTTDVVITGQFSIKEAQELANLLNAGSLPVQLDETYSTSVGAKFGEEALQSTVLAGIIGVAVIFLFMLFYYRLPGAIAVITLSAYIFVILQIFDWMNAVLTLPGIAALILGVGMAVDANIITYERIKEELKLGKSVRSAFKSGNRRSFMTIFDANLTTMLAGAVLFFFGTSAVKGFATMLLVSIIASFVTAVFLSRILLSLLVESRWLDKKKSWFGVKKSQMLEIYETDKFTDPPTRFDKVDFLKYRNGFFAFSGITVAAGLIIILIFKLNLGIDFTSGTRVEIGSEKPITAEQVETELKSIDMEADEIVLAGANNDTAVARFVGVLSKEEIAKLKDQFAKYGKEPTVSTVSPEVGKELAQNAFYGILLASLGIVIYVAIRYEWRMGLSAIVALLYDAFFIVAFFSLTRLEVDITFIAAVLTIVGYSINDTIVTFDRIRELQRKTKVKTIEDLSMIVNKSLQQTFTRSINTVLTVVITTVALMIFGSDSIRNFSIALLVGLISGAYSSIFIAAQLWLILKKKEFVKKKDDQTKELHSNQHPEV; this is encoded by the coding sequence ATCAAGCGGGGGCGCATCCTTGCGTTTTTTCTCATTACTGTTTTAGTTGGAGTTATTATTGGATTCAGAACACCGGAAGTAACAGGAAACATTCCAAGGGGACTTGATCTGCAGGGCGGATTTGAAGTGCTTTATGATGTATCGCCAGCAAACAAAGGGGATGTCATTGACAGGGAAGCTCTAGTCAGTACGGTGCGTGCCCTTGAAAACCGTGCAAATGTACTCGGTGTAAGCGAGCCGAATATTCAGATCGAAGGAAAAAGGATCCGTGTTCAGCTTGCTGGTGTTAAAGATCAGAACAAAGCACGCGAGATTCTGTCCACGCAGGCAAAGCTTACATTCAGGGACGTGAATGACAAGGAATATTTGAATGGTTCCGATCTTGTCCAGGGTGCGGCAAAGCAAACCTTTGATCCTCAGTCCAATCAGCCTGTCGTTTCCGTCAAGCTGAAGGATAAATCAAAATTCAAGGATGCTACAAGCAAGATTGTAGCTATGCAGCCGGAAAATCAACTGGTCATTTGGCTGGATTATCAGCCGGGAGACAAATATAAAGAAGAAAGAGGAAAGGCCAAACCGAAATTCCTTTCCGATCCAAACGTTAATGAAGTTTTCGACACAACCGATGTTGTCATTACAGGGCAATTTTCCATAAAAGAAGCACAGGAGCTTGCAAACCTGCTGAATGCCGGGTCTCTGCCGGTCCAGCTTGATGAAACGTATTCAACCTCCGTAGGAGCTAAATTCGGGGAGGAAGCGCTTCAGTCAACTGTGCTCGCAGGAATCATCGGAGTAGCAGTAATCTTCCTGTTTATGCTTTTCTATTATCGTCTTCCAGGAGCGATTGCGGTCATCACATTAAGTGCATATATATTCGTTATTCTTCAGATTTTTGATTGGATGAATGCAGTTCTGACATTGCCTGGTATTGCCGCCCTTATTCTAGGGGTTGGGATGGCTGTCGATGCGAACATTATTACGTATGAACGGATTAAAGAAGAGCTGAAGCTTGGTAAATCCGTGCGCTCTGCCTTTAAGTCTGGAAACAGACGCTCATTCATGACGATTTTTGATGCAAACTTAACCACCATGCTTGCCGGAGCAGTCCTGTTCTTTTTCGGAACCAGCGCCGTTAAAGGCTTTGCAACGATGCTTCTTGTCAGTATTATTGCAAGCTTTGTAACTGCTGTATTCCTTTCAAGAATTCTGCTTTCCCTGCTGGTGGAAAGCCGCTGGCTCGATAAGAAAAAGTCATGGTTCGGCGTGAAAAAGAGTCAAATGCTTGAGATTTACGAAACGGATAAATTTACGGATCCGCCGACACGCTTTGATAAAGTGGATTTCCTAAAATACCGTAATGGCTTTTTCGCTTTCTCAGGAATTACGGTGGCAGCCGGACTTATCATCATTCTGATATTCAAGCTGAATCTTGGGATCGATTTTACAAGCGGTACGCGGGTTGAAATTGGTTCTGAAAAGCCAATCACAGCTGAACAGGTTGAAACAGAACTGAAGTCCATTGATATGGAAGCCGATGAAATTGTCTTAGCCGGTGCAAACAATGACACGGCTGTAGCAAGATTTGTCGGAGTTTTGAGCAAAGAGGAAATTGCAAAACTGAAGGATCAGTTTGCGAAATATGGCAAAGAACCGACAGTAAGTACCGTTTCTCCTGAGGTTGGGAAGGAACTCGCTCAGAATGCTTTCTACGGTATTTTGCTTGCCTCTCTCGGAATTGTTATTTATGTAGCCATCCGCTATGAGTGGAGAATGGGACTATCAGCCATCGTCGCTTTGCTTTATGATGCATTCTTTATCGTTGCTTTCTTCAGTCTTACACGCCTCGAAGTTGATATCACCTTCATTGCGGCAGTTCTGACGATCGTTGGTTATTCGATTAACGATACCATTGTAACCTTTGACCGGATTCGCGAGCTTCAAAGAAAAACAAAGGTAAAAACGATCGAGGATTTAAGTATGATTGTAAACAAGAGTTTGCAGCAGACGTTTACACGTTCAATCAATACGGTCCTGACCGTTGTGATTACAACAGTGGCACTCATGATTTTCGGAAGTGACTCGATCCGCAATTTCTCGATTGCCTTGCTTGTCGGGTTAATCTCGGGGGCATATTCTTCTATCTTTATCGCCGCACAGCTATGGCTGATTTTGAAGAAGAAAGAGTTTGTCAAAAAGAAAGACGATCAAACGAAGGAATTGCATTCGAATCAGCACCCGGAAGTGTAA
- a CDS encoding cation diffusion facilitator family transporter produces the protein MNKDNRFKQVQIAAVTGIAANLLLAVLKGVIGFISGSKALIADAAMSVTDVAGSVVVLFGIRLAKKPPDEDHPYGHGKAESIAAVVVAVLLTLVGFEIGKTSFEAFFKPAKAPSPIAIAAVAAAIVIKEVMFQYNYRLGKRLKSDALIANAYDHRSDVFASLAALIGILGAIAGSWFKIDWLLYADPFAGVAVSILVLFTAWKVGSEAIHASLDHVMHDEDTAEMKETILNIEGVKRIDELFAREHGHYAIVDVKISVIATLSVLEGHEIAKRVSAALMEYEEVQKVFVHVNPFTPIEREELV, from the coding sequence ATGAATAAGGATAATCGGTTTAAACAGGTGCAGATCGCAGCTGTCACTGGTATTGCCGCAAACCTGCTCCTGGCCGTATTAAAAGGGGTGATCGGTTTTATTTCAGGTAGTAAAGCCTTGATTGCCGATGCGGCAATGTCCGTCACGGATGTAGCTGGATCTGTAGTCGTGCTGTTCGGAATCAGGCTTGCCAAAAAGCCTCCAGATGAAGATCATCCTTACGGACATGGAAAAGCTGAGTCGATTGCGGCAGTCGTTGTAGCGGTTCTGCTTACGCTTGTTGGATTTGAAATCGGCAAAACCTCATTTGAGGCGTTTTTTAAACCGGCTAAAGCTCCCTCACCAATTGCGATTGCGGCAGTCGCGGCAGCTATTGTCATTAAGGAAGTGATGTTTCAATATAACTACAGACTGGGTAAAAGATTGAAGAGCGATGCTTTAATTGCCAATGCCTATGATCATCGTTCAGACGTATTTGCTTCACTCGCCGCTCTTATTGGAATTCTCGGAGCAATCGCTGGTTCCTGGTTTAAGATTGATTGGCTTTTGTACGCCGACCCTTTTGCGGGAGTAGCTGTTTCTATTTTAGTGCTTTTTACTGCCTGGAAGGTAGGAAGTGAAGCGATTCATGCTTCCCTGGATCATGTTATGCACGATGAGGATACAGCTGAAATGAAGGAAACCATTTTAAATATTGAGGGAGTAAAAAGGATTGATGAGCTTTTTGCCAGAGAGCACGGTCACTATGCGATCGTCGATGTGAAAATTTCCGTCATTGCGACGCTTTCGGTTTTGGAAGGACATGAAATCGCTAAGCGTGTGAGTGCCGCACTAATGGAATATGAAGAGGTGCAAAAAGTTTTTGTTCATGTTAATCCGTTTACCCCCATAGAGAGAGAGGAATTAGTTTGA
- a CDS encoding lipopolysaccharide assembly LapA domain-containing protein: protein MKKQWSLLLVIFFALIVAVFAVINVEPVEVDYLFGQSQWPLILIVLGSVLMGALMAGYSGMNRIRSLKKENKALKRELDEVKTQPAHKEPLPAEDPVHDALLPSRTERNHMTDNS, encoded by the coding sequence TTGAAAAAACAATGGAGTTTATTGCTAGTCATCTTTTTTGCACTAATCGTAGCTGTTTTTGCGGTGATTAATGTGGAGCCTGTGGAAGTGGATTATTTGTTTGGCCAATCCCAATGGCCGCTCATATTAATTGTTCTTGGTTCTGTTCTCATGGGCGCATTAATGGCAGGATATTCAGGTATGAACCGGATCCGTTCTCTGAAAAAAGAGAATAAGGCATTAAAGAGGGAATTGGATGAAGTAAAAACTCAGCCAGCTCATAAAGAACCGCTGCCAGCAGAAGACCCTGTTCATGATGCCTTGCTCCCGAGCCGCACGGAAAGAAATCATATGACAGATAACAGCTGA
- a CDS encoding DUF4023 family protein → MEKTNEFVNNLHERQEKDEANRKHQGKGNAGKDSPSKTHKE, encoded by the coding sequence ATGGAAAAAACAAATGAATTTGTAAATAACCTGCACGAACGTCAGGAAAAAGATGAAGCAAATCGAAAACATCAGGGAAAAGGGAACGCTGGCAAGGACTCTCCGAGCAAAACCCATAAAGAATAA
- a CDS encoding post-transcriptional regulator, translated as MEKHPAELYRHHVRPFMKSKLEEFMILGYDHVSEQELWTYLLKKKWKSKEELMIYKMVSDIMSVRAGEFMNFAAVESYKAPNWFGSEEGTKMLEELL; from the coding sequence ATGGAGAAACATCCTGCGGAACTGTACAGACATCATGTCAGGCCTTTTATGAAAAGCAAGCTGGAAGAGTTTATGATATTAGGCTATGATCATGTCTCAGAGCAGGAATTGTGGACATACTTGTTGAAAAAGAAGTGGAAGTCTAAAGAAGAATTAATGATTTATAAAATGGTGAGTGACATCATGTCTGTTAGAGCAGGAGAATTCATGAATTTTGCGGCCGTAGAATCGTATAAAGCACCTAATTGGTTCGGAAGCGAAGAAGGCACCAAAATGCTTGAAGAATTGCTGTAA